The Melitaea cinxia chromosome Z, ilMelCinx1.1, whole genome shotgun sequence genomic interval CTTTGCTTgttttactaaattcaaatgAGCTTTTTCTCTTGCTTCCAGTATCATTGATTCGTTTCTGTTGTgttcaaatatttcttcttgTTCGTTGTTTTCTCCTTGTTCTTTGATTTCTTCTTGTTCTTTACCtgtttctttttgtttcaattttttcttgtttgtcTTGGTTCTCTTCATTATCATCGAAGTTTTGATTCATTTCTGGGATTGCAACTTTCAAGTTTTCTTCACTATGTAATCCACTTATAATTTCCAAAGGTAGATTAGATGCTGTTAGCCCCACTTTAGGTTCCGTTCCAAACATTGCTTGATACGGAGACTGTTTTATCCCTGACTGAAATGCTCTGTTCTTCATGAATTGAACAAATTTAAGTCCATTCGACCAATTAGTGGGTTTATTGTCTTCCATCCAAGAAGCTAGCATATTTTCAACATCTTGATTAGCACTTTCCACGGAACCTTGACTTTGGCTATGACGTGGTTTCCCAGTTACTAGTTTTAGTTCCGGCCAATATGATGTTAATTCTTTTATAACTGAGTTAACAAACTCTCTACCATTATCTGAGTGCAAGATACATGGTGCTCCAAAGGTCAAAAAAATATCCATTAAATGATATGCAACTTCAGTAGCCCTTTTTGATGTCAGTGGTcgcaaaattacaaatttagtcaaatgatcctgataaaccataataaatttatgaccgcgatcttcttgcgactgcagtcaaacagatcgacttggcagcggctgttcatttcagtatGCGGGATTGGTTTCGAAACCAGACTCCttcttttcttgcttttcttcctttggcatacttcgcacgttgataaatatatattaatcatttcttttgtaacattagcgtacttttttgccgtttaattcttaagtctatcgcgaccaccatgccctatagaaatatgagcagcatcaataatgtcgtagatttcctcagccagcaaaatataaatgacaggttctgtgtttgtaactaatttttttttataccacaaacttcaatgatGTTAAAgtgttgtagtctactgtactgtaatggtgttttcttttcattaaatttcgcgtcttccacaaccattgcaaacttttcaaatgaTTATTTTGTTATCACATTGAAAttactatctttcatatcttccatcgctaaaattgttttgcaaaaagccttctttcctTTTGTactcactcatttttgttctaatatcagcacgttctccactaataatgagtaatataaaagtttatatgtgcgtttgtcgttatttttatcgaccgccttaactttttaagatttttgactgatacaaccagtcaaaaccacttttgacggaatcatttagtcaaaagtacttttaaccagctctaTTGGGCAATAGTACtgttaactgttattttagtcaaaagtattattgactaaagcaaacggtcaaaagtgcttttgactgattttgctagtcaatagtgcttttgactggttaagagttttgactgcaacatatatactGGTACGTGAACAAGTCAACAAGCTATTTAATAGCGCACAGTGACATCTATTGGCGGGGAGGTAGAGGATGGTCAACAACAGACTCACCCTCTTCCTCATACCGGTACCTAGTTTCTCCTTAAAATATCTAACAGATACACCTAAACCTTATCACAAGCATAATAAGGtaacattcaataaaaaaaatgaaaattttaacttttaacataTTCTCCCTTACCTATAAACCTTTCCTCAAAGTAGTACAATAGCTAGCGAATTAAtgatttagtattattatacagtaaatacagtatactatatatactatagATGTATAGCACTAATATTTGGTTCATAAATCGAGCCCAGCTTCAAAAATTGCGTATAGAGAATCAAATTTAACACAAGTAGAACTAACGTGctattttttttcgaattgtaaAGTGCTGCTGTAATCTTCCATACTGTACCGCGTAAACAAAGTTTTAGCGCGGTCCATGTTGATCCGCACGCCATCTATCGAGCGTTGGGCAACTTCTACATACAACGATATTTAATCATAAACAATATTGGTCAACGTTCTGAACAATTTGATACTTTTTTGTGTTGATCTAAAATAGTTCGCAGAACAAAATGTTTTCTGACACTCAGTATCTCACATTCTGTACACCTACCAGTAACTcctatgttaaaaatttataggGATAGAAGATCGTGTTGGGCTCTCTCTAACATAAtcgtattacttttattttcacCGTCCCATGCCAACAGACAATACGACAAAATCGATTGTGCCAGggaaaaatagttttaatgggGTTTGAGTCTGCTACGTGACGCAGAGATCTATGTAAATATACTTTCCAACACTCTCAAATATTAGCTCGATACGAGGTTTCCGTGTAAAGGGGGTGATAGACTTCTTTTTCGCTCGTGTCGTCTCCGCCGAGGAAGTTCGTTGGCGATCcaacaagtttgaaattttgctcgtaACCCGCCTCCGCTCGTGCGTGTGGCAGCACTGAAGCCGTAAGccaccatttttaaccgacttccaaaaaagagaggaagttctcaattcgattgtacttttggtggaccgatttctatgatttatattttaatcgaaaggtggtgtgtgtcgtgtggtcaatttgattgcgatctaacaagtaatttttgagctATTTCTAATAACTGCGTATTTAcgtgactgttttttcgtctacctacaatgtgttacttgtcgatgtaattgaagtcggttttttttgtttgcgagcaaacacaattacgtaatttttgttacttttgattgtgaaattactcaaaatgaattatttcagaatttttcatttttgatttttaaaatgtactaCGATACAACTCCTAAATAACACAAAGCTTCTTCTGTCGACGACATCGCAATACAGAACGAGTAAGCTTCACGTGTGTCACCGACGTCGAGCCGAGTAAGTTCGCGATCTTCAAAACCGCGTACTGTAAgttcgcacgtctatcaccGCCTTCAGTTTGACCAACTAATACGCCCTGATATTTTATAGTGTGTAATCTTTCTATTTCGGTACACTGACAGGACTGAGCTATAAtaacttcgcttcagcctgtaacattccactactgggcataggcctctttccccatgtaggagaaggaccagagcttaatccaccacgctgctccaatgcgggttggcggatatattttctactatgagtaacgaccgctatcaggtgtacataacaaccgggaccgacggcttaacgtgctctccgaggcacggtggggagacccacaaggactgcacaaacacccagaccacggcaaacctgtatggccaatacaaatgttcgtcatgtgcggggatcgaacccgcaaccgccagcgcaacaatccatagctgtgacctctgcgccaacgcggcgtcaactgAATGTCAAATAACAGTCAGTCAAATAACTTGATATCCgtgaattttgattttaaaatttcccTCTCGTAATACGGCTTTAGACCTTTCGaaagttaaaaattttgttttcgtttcCTTCAACATTAGTACCTATATTTAGCCTGTGGTTAGCTGTTAGTTGCAATCCGTAATACTTCCGCCGCTTTGGATCTTACATCTTGCCGtgtttatatcattattattattattttttatttgtatctagtcttttttttggaatttttcataatttagtttctgacaataatttttgaatttaatctcGTATATTCATTACTGTATGCTAAATGGACAATTTTGAATTTGACTCATTTCGATGTTGACGATATTCTTAGAAcacctgtaaataaaaataggtaaaaaaactttttaagttaaacggttttatgttaaacataggGTAAACCGTATAGCTATTGCCCACTTAAGGACTTCTAATGCATtgacatcaaaaaaataaaaaagtattataacaaTCAaccatttattacttttttcttgtTACCTGATAAATTCTCCAACAGAATATTGAAAGTTTTTAGTTAAAACTTAGATAACatagaaaataatgaaataaacttaaaatcttCTAAAATTTACAGTAATTGCCCCTTTCCTATACTAATTGCCCACATCACAGCATAGTAATTGCCCAGAAActcaaaatgataaaataaacctTAAACGTaagtaaataatcaaaataaaatattaaacttatacaTCTAATAGGATAATCTTCAatctttcaaaataaattgtgtttggCTCTAAAAACTCTATCAAATAATTCTTTAGCTGATGTTTATGAATCAGAATCGCCAGAGACAGAGTCATCTACTTTAAAACAAAGatggcataaaaataaatgtgaatcGGAGCTGTCGggtatattttctttatgttttGGTGGAATGCAACGCACATGAAAGATCTTTGAACAAGAACTGAAAGTCAATCattttttatcacattaaaATGACAAACTCCACAAGTAGGCTTTGGTACAATGTTACtaggttttattacaatattatttaaaacagtgATCTTTTTTGATGTTGGGATTCCTGGCTTTTCCTTATTTACTATgtctatttcttttttaactttttggtaTCAGTTCAAATTGTGACTCAGAATGATCAATCAGTTGTTGGCTATTATTCCCTAAAGTCGTATCTATTTCCTTAGAACTAAGTCTCAATATTAGAATTCagagttaaatttttattttttgtattttcctctgattttttttatcaatattcttagtatatttattttcattttcagtctttttattttctttgatcaacttcttctcttcttttaattttaacagattttctttttctttttgttttctatGTAATGCTGCTTTAAAATTTTGGGATCTAATGGCATAAGGCTGTCGTTCAGTTTGCCCTTTTCCTTTCTTTATTGACGTTTCTGGCTAAGCTAAACTTGCTTTTGTCACTCCTTCTGATGTTCTGACTGTCAGCTTCGGATGTCTTTTTAAAAATGCCTTCCTCCAACCATCACCTggcctattatttaaaaatgaattacgaCGCAAGTTTTCCACCAGGAACTTTTGCACGGTatctaaaatgtcttctttATTTCGGGAAATCCTTTTCTTGCCGAAATTATTATCCAATCGTCTAAACGAATTTTTTCAGTTATAGTTAATATAGGTGATGGGCCTAAGCTAGTTTTATGTCCTGGATTTTTAATATGGTATCGGAGACTGAACCTAGGAACACCGTACTTTTCAGCAGTTTGTCTTGTAGATAAATTGTTGGAAATATCTTGTACAGCTTAGATCGCTTTCTGAAAATTCTCTTTGCTATATTTAACTTTTGGTCTCTTTGGCATactgtaaatgtaataataataaccatttAGATAATCATGCATAGCAATTGTGAAACAAGTTTAAGCAATGAGCAAGTTAGACACTACTTCATGTGATGACAAGACACTTTGGTAAAAGAAATACCCATAACAATAATTGCCCTGGGCAATAACTATAGACATTATCATATGGCAATAACTAAAATCATGGTGGGCAATCACTAAAAATATGTAGATTTAAATGCAGTGATTGCCCACCGTTAAAATAACcgttaagaattaaatattaccaggtataactaatttaaaactgagaaaatacatataagttCATGATAACTATACGCCAATagtttaatatcaaataaaatgcgAAAAAATGAGCCTTTAAGCAAGTTATTCCTTATGAAAACTGTTAAACTACTAACCTTTTTGAATAACACGTTCACCCGTCTCGATAAAATCCGtcattactgttttttttctttcagtGTTGCCAGcagtcaattttaaaaatactatacactAATCACAGAGCGACCTAGTAAATTCTAATCGAACTAGAATTATTCAAAGATAGCACATgagaatatttttcttaaagtgGGCGATCACTGTCAGTGGGCAATCACTCTCTGGTTTACcctacattgcaatgtttaagataaatgtactaaaaaccaaaaaataataaaatagatacagtcgtgggaattataaacatatgcatagactagactaaaataaaaccgtggggcacgtcaattgtctacaatcgttgattaaaatgtttgttttgtaatgttacactataattaggcagttgttcaaccgacaacgatggacgtgtgataagtagggctagaatgtggaaacaagctagcaagctcgattataagcgagttttagggtttcatagtggtgagcgagtagtacttttatcatatgttttgtcgattaaagacaaactacgagcagtgaaacgattcctcgccagccagcagtgtgaatgtccaacgataaactagttgaaacatctcttttatttacatggagtgtataactattggaatttccatgaacaagaaaatagtaagtaatttcctcaccgtctgcgggccaactgcctattttaacgacgaattaaacgattcttctatcgcacattaagtcgataatttgtagacaattgacgtgccccacggttttattttagtctagtctatgcatatgtttataattcccacgactgtatctattttattattttttggtttttagtacatttatcttaaacattgcaatgtatgtttaacataaaaccgtttaacttaaaaagtttttttacctatttttattttctagtttttagtttttatttcgcattctgtttaattcatttagtgcttcattattgcaaggcccatcttaaatattgaggttgtatagtgcactgtattcttcttgtcaagcccttttatttgatacccatattggtgggattgataaaaaattgttatcagacatttggtagcggcggccagcttagatttcaattttgcatagtaaattgtattctacttgttgagacctttcatttgatacccatgttgatgggattgataaaacctaagttatccgccattttgtagcggccgccatcttggatttcaattttttatagtatattgtattctgcttgttgagccctttcatttgatacccatattgatgggattaataaaacatgaattatccgccattttgtagcggcggccatcttgaatttataatgataatgaataaacataattgtattgtcaccaaaatccaaagtgtatacaaaatttcagattaatcggttgacaggaagag includes:
- the LOC123668439 gene encoding KRAB-A domain-containing protein 2-like, which encodes MDIFLTFGAPCILHSDNGREFVNSVIKELTSYWPELKLVTGKPRHSQSQGSVESANQDVENMLASWMEDNKPTNWSNGLKFVQFMKNRAFQSGIKQSPYQAMFGTEPKVGLTASNLPLEIISGLHSEENLKVAIPEMNQNFDDNEENQDKQEKIETKRNRNESMILEAREKAHLNLVKQAKIMKLASDQSHPPLKVGDNMTIPIPDVDMVCDQRASFTRILFAHLQTVE